CGTTGACCTGGCTCTTCCCCGGCGGCACCGAACTGGTCGCGGTCATCCCCACCCCCGCCACCCTGGCCCACTTCGGCGAGCTGGTGCAGGGCTCGGTGCAGGACATGCGCTCGTACGGCGTGAAGGTGCCGGACACCACCCCGCTGCTGTTCATCACCGTGCTCGGGGTGGGCGCCGTGGCCGTGCTGGTCGACCTGCTGGCGGTGGGACTGCGCCGCCCGGCGCTGGCCGGCCTGCCGATGCTGGCGATCTACTCGGTGCCGGTCGCGGTCTACGTGGACAGCGTGCCGGCGGTGCCGTTCGTCGTCGGCGCCTGCGGCTACCTCTGGCTGCTGGTCACCGACAACGTGGAGCGGGTACGCCGCTTCGGTCGCCGGTTCACCGGCGAGGGGCGCGACGTCGACGTCTGGGAGGCGTCCCCGCTGGCCGCCGCCGGCCGCCGGCTGGCGGTGGTGGGCGTGGCGCTGGCGGTGGCCGTGCCGCTGGCCGTGCCGGGGATGACCGGCGGGCTGCTCGACCAGTTCAACACCGCCGGCGACGGCACCGGCAACGGACGGCCCGGGCAGGGCGGGAGCCCCGGCCGGATCGACCTGTTCGCCGCGCTCAGCGGGCAGCTCAACCAGTCCGAGGTGGCCGAGATGGTCAAGGTCACCACCACCGAGTCCAGCCCGTTCTACCTGCGCTTCGGGGTCGCCGACGAACTGCGTCCGGACGGCTTCCGGGTACGTCCGCCCAACGGCCGGCGGGTCGACCGGGACCTGCCCGAGGTGCCCGCGCGTCAGGGCGTCGAGCAGCAGCGCCACCGGGCGACCGTGGAGGTCAGCCGCAACCTGACCATGCCGCTGGTGCCGGTCTACTCCGATCCGGTCGGCGTGGACGGCCTCAGCGGCAACTGGCTCTACGACCAGAACCTCGGCGTCGTCTTCTCCAACCGGGACAACTCCCGGGGCAAGCGCTACTCCTTCGAGTACGTCCGGTCGACGTACAGCCCGGCGGCGCTGCGCCGCGCGCCCTCCCTGCCGGCCGAGCACCCGATCGCCGTCCAGCAGACCCGCCGGCCGGCGGTGCAGCAGGTGGACCTGCTGGTGTCCCGGCTGATCGAGGGAAAACGCACCGACTACGACAAGGTGCGGGCGATCTACGACTACTTCTCCCGGGACAACGGCTTCAGCTACTCGCTGAGCACCAAGGGCGGCACCAGCGGCCAGGAGATCGTCGACTTCCTCACCAACAAGGTCGGCTTCTGCCAGCAGTACGCGGCGGCGATGGCCTGGCTGGTGCGCTCCGCCGGCATCCCGGCCCGGGTGGCGTTCGGGTTCACCAACGGCACCGGCGCCGGGGACGGCGCCTGGGTGCTGACCAACCGCAACCTGCACGCCTGGACGGAGGTCTACTTCGACCAGATGGGCTGGGTGCCGTTCGACCCCACCCCCGCGTACGCCGTGCAGGGCGCGAACCGCTCGGCCTGGGCCCCGGACAGCGACGCCCCGGACCCGGAGCCGTCGAGCACCTCCGCGCCGGGGGCCACCCCGGACGACCCGGGCGCCACCGCCGGGCCGGACCGGCAGGACCCGGCCGACCGGGAGGTCGACGAGGGCTTCGACCCGGTCACCGGCGCTCCGGTACGTCGTACCCCCACCTGGCCGTGGTGGACGGCGGGCGGGGTGCTGGCGCTGCTCGCCCTGCTCTCCGTGCCGGCGCTGCGCCGGGTGACGCTGCGCCGCCGACGGCACGTCCGGCCCGCCCCGGCGGCGGTGACGGCGGCCGGTTCCGGCGACGCCGCCGGCCCGGAGGCGACCGGCATGGTCGTGCTCGGCGCGGACCGGGACCGTGCCCGGGCCGACGCCCACGCGGCGTGGGACGAACTGCTGGACACCCTGGTCGACTTCCGGGTCCGCGTCGACCGGACGGAGACGCCCCGGGCGACCGCGGAGCGCCTGGTCCGGGACGCCCTGGCCGACGACGCGACCTCGACGGCGGCGGTACGGCTGCTCGGCCGCGCGGAGGAGCGGGCCCGCTACGCCCGCGACCCGCTCACCGGCGAGCCGCTGCACCCGGCCCTGACCTCGGTACGCGGGGCGCTCGCCGCCCGGTCCGACCGGCGTACCCGGCTGCTGGCCGCCCTGCTGCCGCCGTCGGTGCTGCTGCGCTGGCGGCTGGCCGTCGCGGATCGCTCCTCGTCGCTGGTGGCACGGGGTGGACAGGCCCGGTACCGGCTGGCCCGGTGGAGCCCGCGCCGCCTGCTGGCCCGCCGCGCCTGACCCGCCGACCCGCCGACCCGTCGAGATCACGCTGCGTCCTGGGTGTGGTGGCCTCCGCCTCGCGGACCACCACCACATCCAGGACGTGGCGCCGCTCACCGTGCACCGCGCCGAGCCCGGCGGACGGGGCGGGGCGGGGCGGGAGCGAGAAACGGCCGGGGGCCGGGTGCGGACAGGGTGGTACGACGGTGGTGGCCGGATCAGGTCCGGCACCTACCGCCGTCGTGGTGACGCCGGCCCGCCCTCAGCGGCGGGCGACGACGGTCAGCGATGTCCCTCCGGGCGCTGACGCCACCGGTCCTCCATGCGGTCCAGCAGTGACGGCCGTCGACCCGCGCGCCCGCGTGGACGACGACGACTGGTCGTGCCACCCACCACGTGCAGGTCGGGTGACTGCGCCCTGCGCTGCGACTGCACCGCGTAGCCCAACGCGGCCAGCATGACGACGAAGCCCGCCACGGCCAGTGGCGGAGTCTTGATCACCGCGCCGTAGACCAACAGGGCCAGGCCGACGACGACCACGCCGGCAGCGACGAGCAGGCGACGCCGCGCGTGGAAGCGCGGATCGCTGGCGCGCACGGCCGAGGCGAATTTGGGGTCCTCGGCAAGCGACCGCTCGATCTGCTCGAACAGCCGCTGCTCGTGCTCCGAGAGCGGCACGGCACTCCTCCCCGGTCACGTTGGTCGGCCCGGTCGGGCCGACAGACCGTGGCAGCCAACCGGCTGCTTGCCGACAAGTCTACGAGGGGGGTCGCGCGTCGGAAAGCGGGACGACCTACGGCCGGGTCGGATTTTCCCGCCGAGGGGTATCACCCCTACCGAGCAGACTGGCCGGACCTATGACGGACCGCCCGAATCGGGCAGCTGCGGCGTCCGCGGCGGCTTCCGCCTCCCGCCAGCCGCGCTCGGGCGCGCCGAGGGTCAACTGCCGGGGCGCGCCGCTCGCCCCGGCCAGCCCTTCGACGCGTACACCGACCAGCCGGATGCGCTCGCCCGGGTCGAGGGCGGTGTAGAGCGCCCAGGCGGTGTCGAACACCTCCCGGGCCACGTCGGTCGGCCCGCCGAGGGTGCGCGACCGGTTGACGGTGCGGAAGTCGGCGAGCCGTACCTTGATCGACACCGTCCGGCCGACCTGCCCGGCGCGGCGCAGCCGGGCGCCCACCTTCTCGCTGAGGGCGAGCAGCGCGCGGCGGATCTCCAGCGGGTCGTCCACGTCCGCGTCGAAGGTCACCTCCGCGCCGATCGACTTCTCCACGTGCTCCGGGCTCACCGCGCGCGGGTCACGGCCCCAGGCCAGCTCGTGCAGGTGGGTCGCGGACGCCTCGCCGAGCGCCCGGCGGAGCATCCCGTACGGCGCCTCGGCGAGGTCACCGATGGTGGACAGGCCGAGCCGGCGCAGCGTCTCGGCGGAGCGCTCCCCCACTCCCCAGAGCGCGGACACCGGCAGCGGGTGCAGGAACTCCAACACCCGGTCGGCGGGGACCACGAGCAGCCCGTCCGGTTTGGCGCGGGTGGAGCCGAGCTTGGCCACGAACTTGCTCGGCGCCACCCCGACCGAGCAGGTGAGCCCCTGCTCCTCGGCGACCCGCCGGCGGATCAGCCGGGCGATCTCGGCCGGCGGGCCGAACAGCCGCCGGGCCCCGGCCACGTCGAGGAACGCCTCGTCGAGGGAGAGCGGCTCGACCAGCGGGGTGACGTCGCGGAAGATCCGCATGACCGCCCGGGAGGCGGCCGAGTACCGGCCGGAGTCGGGTGGGAGGTAGACCGCGTGGGGGCAGAGCGCGCGGGCCCGCATGGTGGGCATGGCGCTACGGACGCCGTACCGCCGGGCCTCGTAGCTGGCGGAACTGACCACGCCGCGCGGCCCGGTGCCGCCGACCACGACGGGCCGGCCGCGCAGCTCCGGACGGTGGCGCACCTCGACGGAGGCGAAGAAGGCGTCCATGTCGACGTGCAGGATCGGGCTACCCGAGTCGTCGGCGCCCGGCCCGAAGCGCGGGTCTCCGCCGCGCGGCAACGACTGGCTCCGACCCATCCCCGCAGGTTAGCGGGCACCTCCGACAGACCGCCCGGACGGCCGGCGGCGCGCGGCGTCACCCTGCCCGCCCGGGCGGCCCGCGCCGTCAGCCCCGGTCGGCGGACGCCAGGCCCCCGGACGGCCGGTGGCCCGCGGCGTCGCCCGATCCGCCCGGGTGGCCGGTGCCGTCGGCCCGGTCGGCGGACGGCGTCCCCGGGGGTACCCGGCGCAGGGCGACGGCGCTGACCAGCGCCCCGGTGAGCAGGATCGCCGCGCCGACGACCGCGGCGACGGTGAACCCGTCGGTGAAGGCGACGAAGGCCCGGTCGCGCAGCACCCCGGCCACCTCGGCCGGTAGCTGGCCGGCCACGGCGAGGGCGCCGCCGACGGTGTCGGTCGCGGCGTGGGCGAGGTCGTCGCCGAGCCCGGCCGGCACCTCGCCGTCCATCCGTGCCCGGTAGACGCCGGCGGCGATGCTGCCCAGCACGGCGATGCCGAGCGCGCCGCCGAACTCGGTGCTGGTCTCCGAGATCGCCGAGGCGGCCCCCGCCCGCTCGGGCGGCGCCGTGGTGAGCACGAGCGAGGTCGCCAGGGTGCTGGTCGTCCCGACGCCGACGGTGAGCAACCCGTAGCTCCCGATCAGCCACCACACCGGCGCGTCGACCCGCACGGTGCTGACGAGCAGGAAGCCGCCGGCGGCGACGGCCAGTCCCGCGGCGACGAGGATCGCGGGCCGGACGTGCGGGGCGAGCGCGGACGCGAGGGCGACGCCGATGACGCTGCCGACGATGGTCGGGAGCATCCAGAGCGCGGCGTCGAACGGGTCGAGGCCGAGCACCGTCTGCAGGAAGGTGACCGCGAGCAGGCCCATGCCGGCGCTCGCGAAGGTGATCGCCGTGTTCGCGCCGATGGCGGCGGTGAAGGAGCTGCGCGCGAAGAGCCGGACGTCGATCATCGGCTGTGCGCTGCGGCGTTGCCGGCGGACGAAGAGGACGCCCGTGGCGAGGCCGCCGAGGAGGGCCAGCAGGGACAGCGGGTCGAGGCCCTCCGCGGCGGCGTGCTTGACGGCGTAGATGACCGGCAGCACGGCTCCCCACGAGAGCAGGGCACTGAGCGGGTCGAAGCGTCCCGGGCGCGGGTCCCTCGACTCGGGCAGCAGGAACGGCCCGACGGCGAGCAGCAGGAGCATGACGGGGACGTTGATGACGAACACCGAGCCCCACCAGAACCGCTCCAGCAGGAAACCGCCGATGATCGGGCCGATGGCGATGCCGCCGGTGAAGCCGGCCGTCCAGATGCCGATCGCCGTCCGGCGCTGATCGTCGTCGGCGAACATGCCACGGATCAGGGAGAGCGTCGACGGCGCGAGGGTGGCCCCGCCGAGCCCGAGCAGGGCCCGGGCGGCGATGAGCAGTTCCGGGGTGGTGGCGAACGCGGCCAGCAGGGAGGCCGCGCCGAACGCGGCGGCGCCGAACAGCAGCAGCCGGCGGCGGCCGATGCGATCGCCGAGGCCGCCCATGGTCACCAGCAGACCGGCCATCACGAAGCCGTAGATGTCCATGATCCACAGGTACTGGCCGGCGCTCGGTTCGAGTTCGGCACTGATCCACGGGGCGGCCATGAACAGGACGGAGAGGTCCATGGAGGCGAGGAGGGCGGGGATCACGAGGGCGACGAGGCCGATCCACTCGCGACTGCGGGCACGGGGAGGAACAGAGGTGGTCACGCCGCGAAATGTACACCCGTACAAGACATGCGTACAAGACGTTTGTACAATACGGATGTTCAAGGCGGGCACTAGACTGCCGGCATGGGACAGCGAGAGGAACTGCTGGCGGGCGCGAAGCGGTGCCTGGCGGAGAAGGGCTACGCGCACACCACGGCCCGCGACATCGTGGCGGCGACCGGCGCCCACCTCGGCTCCATCGGCTACCACTTCGGCAGCAAGGACGCCCTGCTCAACGCCGCCGTGCTGGAGACCTTCGACGCCTGGGGGGACGCGATCGCGGCGAGCGTCGTGGCCGAGCCCGGCGGCGCGCCGCTGGAGCGCCTCCGGCGGTTCCTGCACGGGGTGTTCGAGACCGCGCGCGAGCAGCGGGCGGTCCTGGTGGCGAGCGTGCAGGCGTACGCGCAGGCGGAGTTCGCCCCCGAGGTGCGCGACCAGTTGGCGGCCGGCTACGCGGCCAGCCGGCGGGACCTCGCCGCGTTGACGCTCGACGTGACGCCGGCCGAGGTCTCGCCCGAGCAGGCGAGCCGGTACGGTTCGCTCGCCCTCGCGCTCATCAACGGCGCCATGCTCCAGTGGCTGCTCGACCCCGGCTCGGCCCCCACCGCCGACGACCTCGTCCGGGCGATCGAGGGGCTCGCCGGGCACGGGCGGTGACGACGGCCCGACCCGCCTGCCCCTGACCGCCGTCGGCGGGCCGGCGATCCGGGGGCAGGGCCCACGCCGCCGGCCGGGGCGACCGGCGGCGGATCGGCCGCCACGCGGGGCAGCGATCCACCCCGGAGGACGCCACGGCGGCCCCCGTCGGTCAGCCGCGCACCACGAGCAGCGGGATGGTCATCTCGGCCGCGGTGTCCGCCCCGTGGTACGCCACCAGCCGGGACACCGCCGGCGGCTCGGAGCGGCTGGCCAGCACCGCGTACGTGCCGTGGCAGGTGACCACCACGTCACCGACGCGCGCCAGGTGCTCCTCCGGCACCGGGCCGAACCGGCCGGTGGCCACCGCCTCGGCGCGGGTCTGCACCCGGGCGGCCGGACCGAGCACCGCCGACCAGGCGGCCACCACGTCGTCGGCCGCGCCCGGCGCGACGTGCAGGTAGCGCACCCGAGGCTCGCCCGAGACCACCCGGACCCCGTCGCGCAGCCGGGGATCGGTGTCCAGGTCGAAGCGGTGCGCGGCGGGCACGTCGAGCTGGCCGTGGTCGGCGGTGACCAGCAGCGCGGCGTCCGGCGGGAGCCCGTCGACGAGGCGGGCGAGCAGCGCGTCCACCCCGGCGGCGGCGAGCCGCCAGGGCGCGGAGTCGACCCCGCTGAGGTGACCGTGCCGGTCCAGGTCGGGGTGGTAGCCGGAGACCAGGGTCGGGCCGTCGCCGGCGGCGAGCGCGGCGAGCATCGTGGCGGCCAGCGCGTCGACACCGGCCGCGCCCCGGTAGTCGCCGCCCCGGTTGGCGGCCAGGGTCAGCCCGCTGCCGGCGTACTCGGGGCGGCTGACCACGGTCACCGCCACGCCCGCCGCCCGGGCCCGCTCCCACTGCGTGCGTACCGGCTGCCAGCGCAGCGGCTCCGGGTCGCCGGTCCACTCGATGTGGTTGAGCACCCGGTCGGTGCCGGGCACCCGGACGGTGAAGCCGAGCACCCCGTGCGGCCCGGGCGCCGCACCCGCGCCGAGGCTCACCAGGCTGGTCGGGGTGGTGGACGGGAACCCGGCGGTCAGCGGCCGGCCGACGGTGGCGGCGAGCCCGGCCAGGGTCGGCGCGTACGGCGCGGCGGTGGGGATCTGGTACCAGCCGAGGCCGTCGACGAGCAGCACCGCGATCCGGCGCACCCCGGCCAGTCGGGGCGTCAGGCCGAGCAGGTCGACCGCGCCGGGCACCCCGAGCACGGCCAGCGCGCTGGGCACCACGTCGGCCAGGCTGCCCCCGCCGTACCGGGGCGGCACGATCTCCAGCGGCCCGACGTGGCCGAGCCCCGGCCCGTCCGGCCCGCCCGGCGCTCGTCGCGGGTCGCTCACGCCGGGCGGCGGGCGAAGAGGTGCAGTTGGGCGGCGAGATCCCGGTACGGCGACCGGGCCGCCAGGGCGCGTTCCAGCTCGACCAGGGCGGCCGGCTGGCCGTCGGCCACCGCGGCGGGGAGCAGGTCGGCCAGGACGCGTACCCCGTGGATCTCCTCCACGGTGAGCCCGGCGGCGCCGAGCAGCGCGGTGGCGCTGTCGGCGTCGAAGCGTCGGCGCAGGGTGTCCCGGGCCCCGGCGGAGCCGTCCGGGGCGGCGGCGAGCGCGGCGGCGACGTCCAGGTGCCCGTTCATCGCCCGGCCCAGCACGGCGGCGGCCCGTCCGGCGACCAGCACGCTGGCCGCGCCGGCCGGGCGCAGCGCGGCGGCGAGGGCGACGGCCACCGGCGCCGGGTCGTCGACCACTTCCAGCACGGAGTGGCAGAGCACCAGGTCGACACTGGCCGGCTCGACCAGCCCGGCCAGCGCGTCGCCGTCGCCCTGCACCGCGCGTACCCGGTCGGCGACCCCGGCCTCGGCGGCCCGGCGGGTCAGCGCGGCGAGCGCGTCGGGGCTGGCGTCGACCACGGTGACCCGGTGCCCGGCCTGGGCGAGCGGGACGGCGAAGCCGCCCGTCCCGCCGCCGACGTCGAGCACGGTGAGCCGGTCGCCGGCGCGTCGGTCCAGCTCGGCGGCGAGGACCGACCAGATGACAGCGGTACGGGGGGTCAACGGCGGTTCGGTGAACCGGGTGGTCTGCTCCACCCGGTCGAGCCTAGTCACCCGCGCCACCGGAGGCCCCGCAGGCGGTGCCGTCAGGACTCCCCGCCGGCGGCGGGGTCCTCCTCCGCGCGGGAGCGCTGGGCGTTGGCCACCGGCCCGTCGGTCACCTGGTACTCGCGGGGCTCCGCGTCCTGCTCCGGCGACCAGCCGGCACCGAGCCGGGTACGCCGGACGTTCGCCACACCACCGGTGTACGTGCTGTTGAAGGTCATGGTCCACCCCCTTGCCGAGCGGGCCACTCTGCCCGCGCGTGTGCGGAAGTCTCCCTCGTCCGGCCCTGGGAAACCGTAATGTGGATCACTCCGCTCAGCGGAAGTCCCGCGACGCCGGGCTGACCGGAGGCTCGATCGGGTCCAGCCGGTCGGCGGTGAGGCTGGTGACGCCCTCGTGCCGTTGCAGCCGTCCCCGCACCACCAACGCCGCGCTGGTGCGCGCTGTCCTCCGGTAGCGCTGCCACAGCCCCGGCGAGCACGTGACGTTGAGCATCCCCGTCTCGTCCTCCAGGTTGAGGAAGGTGACCCCGCCGGCGGTCGCCGGGCGCTGCCGGTGGGTGACGATCCCGCCGACCCGGATCCGCCGGCCGGACTCCACCCGGCCGAGCCGGGCGATCGGCACCGCGCCGAGGGCGTCGAGCCGGTCGCGGATGAACCGGGCCGGGTGGTTCTCCGGGGAGAGCCCGGTGGCCCAGACGTCGGCGACGAGCCGGTCCACCGCCTCCATCCCGGGCAGGGTGGGCGCGGCGGTGCCGGTCACCGTGCCGGGCAGCCGGTCCGGCCGGTCCTGGGCCGCCGCGCCGGCGGCCCAGAGGGCCTGCCGCCGGGTCAGCCCGAAACAGGCGAAGGCGTCCGCGGTGGCCAGCGCCTCCAGCTGCGCGGCGGTGAGACCGACCCGCCGGGCCAGGTCCGGCATGTCCCGGTACGGCCCGCGCGCGGCCCGTTCCGCCTCGATCCGCTCGGCCACCCCGTCGCCGAGGGTACGCACGCTGCCCAGCCCGAGCCGGACGGCCGGCCCGCCGAGGCCCCACTCGTGCGGCGGCTCCCCCGGCCGGCTCCCCCACCGGGTCTGCGGCGTCGACTCCAGCACCGCCTCGGCCCCGCTGGCGTTGACGTCCGGGCGGCGGACCTCGACGCCGTGCCGGCGGGCGTCGTCGACCAGGGTCTGCGGCGAGTAGAAGCCCATCGGCTGGGCGTTGAGCAGCGCGGCCAGGAACGGGCCGGGGTGGTAGCGCTTGAGCCAGGAGCTGGCGTAGACCAGGTAGGCGAAGCTCATCGCGTGGCTCTCCGGGAAGCCGTAGCTGGCGAACGCGGTGAGCTTGCGGTAGACGTCGTCGGCCAGTTCGCCGGTGATGCCCCGCTCGGCCATCCCGGCGTAGAGCCGGTCGGCGATCTGCGCCATCCGCTCCACCGACCGTTTGGCCCCCATCGCCCGGCGCAGCTGGTCGGCCCCGGCGGCGTCGAAGCCGGCCAGGTCGATGGCGAGCTGCATCAGCTGCTCCTGGAACAGCGGCACGCCGAGGGTCTTCTCCAGCGCGTTGCGCATCAGCGGGTGCGGGAAGGTCACCGGCTCCTGCCCGTTCTTGCGCCGGATGAACGGGTGCACCGAGCCGCCCTGGATCGGGCCGGGCCGGATCAGCGCCACCTCCACCACCAGGTCGTAGAACTCGCGGGGCTTGAGCCGGGGCAGGGTGGCCATCTGGGCCCGGCTCTCCACCTGGAACACCCCGACCGAGTCGGCACGGCAGAGCATGTCGTAGACCTCGGGGTCGTCCAGCGTCATGTCGCCCAGGTCGAGGGTCATCCCGATCATGTCGTAGCCGTAGTGCAGCGCGGAGAGCATGCCGAGGCCGAGCAGGTCGAACTTGACCAGGCCGACGGCGGCGCAGTCGTCCTTGTCCCACTGGAGCACGCTGCGCCCGGGCATCCGGCCCCACTCCACCGGACAGACCTCGATCACCGGCCGGTCGCAGATCACCATGCCGCCGGAGTGGATGCCCAGGTGCCGGGGAAAGGTCTGCAACTCGTTGGCGTACGCCACCACCTGCTCGGGGATGTCCTCGACGTCGACTGCGGCGACCGAGCCCCAGCGGTCGATCTGCTTGCTCCAGGCGTCCTGCTGTCCGGGCGAGAACCCGAACGCCTTCGCCACGTCCCGCACCGCCGACCGGGGCCGGTACGAGATGACGTTGGCGACCTGGGCGGTGTGCTCGCGGCCGTACCGGGCGTAGACGTGCTGGATCACCTCCTCCCGCCGGTCGGACTCGATGTCCACGTCGATGTCGGGCGGGCCGTCGCGTTCCGGGGCGAGGAACCGTTCGAAGAGCAGCCGGTGCCGGACCGCGTCGACGTTGGTGATCCGCAGCGCGTAGCAGACCGCCGAGTTGGCCGCCGAGCCCCGACCCTGGCAGTAGATGTCCTGCTCGCGGCAGAACGTGACGATGTCGTAGACCACCAGGAAGTAGCCGGGGAAGCCCAGCTCCTCGATCATCTTCAGCTCGTGGTCGAGCTGCGCGTACGCCTCCGGGTGCGCCTCGGGCGGGCCGTAGCGCTCCCGGGCCCCCTGCATCGTCAGGTGCCGCAGCCAGCTCATCTCGGTGTGCCCCGGCGGCACCGGGTACGCCGGCAGCCGGGGCGCGACCAGTTGCAGGTCGAACGCCAGCTCCGCGCCGAACTCGGCGGCCCGGGCCACCGCACCCGGGTACGCGGCGAACCGGGCCGCCATCTCCGCGCCGCTGCGCAGGTGGGCGGTGGCGGCGGCGGGCAGCCAGCCGTCGATCTCGTCCAGGCTGCGCCGGGCCCGTACGGCCGCCAGGGTGGTGGCCAGCCGGCGTCGCCCGGGGGTCGCGTAGTGCACGTTGTTGGTGGCCACCGTGGGCAGCCCGGCGGACGCGGCCAGCTCCGCCAAGGCGTCGTTGCGGTCGGCGTCGACCGGGTGCCCGTGGTCGGTCAGCTCCACCGCCACCGTCTCCGCCCCGAAGAGCTGCGTGAGCCGGTCCAACTCCCGGGCCGCCGCGTCCACGCCCTCGGTGAGCAGCGCCGCCGGCACGTGCCCCTTGCGGCAGCCGGTGAGCACCAGCACGTGGTCGCGCAGCTCGGCGGCGACCTCCTCCAGCTCGCCGTAGACCGGGCGGCCCTTCTCGCCGCCGCGCAACTGGGCACGGGAGATGGTGGCGGCGAGCCGGGCGTACCCCTCGTGGCCGTGGGCGAGCACCAGCAGGTGCCGGCCGAGCGGGTCGGGCTCGCCGTTCTGCGGGCCGGGCAGGCCGAGGGACAGCTCCGCACCGAAGATCGTCGGCAGGTGCAACGTCCGGGCCGCCTCGGCGAACCGGACCACGCCGTAGAAGCCGTCGTGGTCGGTGACGGCGAGCGCGGTGAGCCCCAGCCGGGCGGCCTCCTCGGCCAGTTCCTCCGGGTGGCTGGCCCCGTCGAGGAAGCTGAAGTTGCTGTGCGCGTGCAGCTCGGCGTACGGCACCGTGCCGTCGGGACGGGTCAGCTCGGGCGGCTGGTAGTGCTGCCGCTTACGGCTCCAGGCCGGGGCGTCGCCGCCGTCGGCGTCGACCGCGAGCGGGTCCACCACGTGCAGGTGCCGCTCGCCCCGGGGCCGGTCCTTGCCGGGCCGCCCGGAGAGCACCTGCTCCAGCTCCGACCAGGGCATCTTCGGATTGTGGAAGCTCACCGGCCAGCCCTCCGGCGGCGGTACGTCGACACCGTGCCAGGTCGCGGCCGCTCGGCGGGCGGCAGGTCAGCGGGCCGCTCGACCGGGGCACGCCGCTCAGTCATAGATCGCCTCCACCAGCCACCGACCGGCCTCGACGGCCAGCAGCAGCGCGGCGCCGTCGGCCAGGCAGACCTGGAACCGGGCTCGGCGACGCGCCTCGGCCGGCGCCCACCAGCGCTCGTCCACCGGCCACGGGCCGGCCCAGCCGACGATCTCGGCCGGCGCGGCCGAGCCGACGGTCAGCCGGACGGGCGGGGCGCTGACCGCCAGCCGGGCACTGACCACGACCGGCTCGCCGGCGGCGTCGTGCACGGCGGCGGCGAGCGGGGTGGGCAGCACCACGGCGGGCGAGGGTGGTGGCAGCCGGCCCGGCCAGGGCGGCACGGGGTTGCCGGCGGCAACGGCCCGCCCCGTTCTCCCGGCCCGACCGGGCGCGCCCGACCGTCCACCCGGCGACGCCACCAGGCCCGACGCCCCACCCGCAGACGCCACACCCGCCGCCGACACACCCACTGGCAGCACGCCCGCCGGCGACACGCCCGCCGCCGCGGGCACGGGCGGCGAGGGCACGG
This genomic interval from Micromonospora coxensis contains the following:
- a CDS encoding transglutaminase TgpA family protein; protein product: MIASRNLGFVAAAATLLAAAPLSSIFQRWTWLIQAAIAVAVVAGVAALARLLRAPVWGQALAMLGGLLLALTWLFPGGTELVAVIPTPATLAHFGELVQGSVQDMRSYGVKVPDTTPLLFITVLGVGAVAVLVDLLAVGLRRPALAGLPMLAIYSVPVAVYVDSVPAVPFVVGACGYLWLLVTDNVERVRRFGRRFTGEGRDVDVWEASPLAAAGRRLAVVGVALAVAVPLAVPGMTGGLLDQFNTAGDGTGNGRPGQGGSPGRIDLFAALSGQLNQSEVAEMVKVTTTESSPFYLRFGVADELRPDGFRVRPPNGRRVDRDLPEVPARQGVEQQRHRATVEVSRNLTMPLVPVYSDPVGVDGLSGNWLYDQNLGVVFSNRDNSRGKRYSFEYVRSTYSPAALRRAPSLPAEHPIAVQQTRRPAVQQVDLLVSRLIEGKRTDYDKVRAIYDYFSRDNGFSYSLSTKGGTSGQEIVDFLTNKVGFCQQYAAAMAWLVRSAGIPARVAFGFTNGTGAGDGAWVLTNRNLHAWTEVYFDQMGWVPFDPTPAYAVQGANRSAWAPDSDAPDPEPSSTSAPGATPDDPGATAGPDRQDPADREVDEGFDPVTGAPVRRTPTWPWWTAGGVLALLALLSVPALRRVTLRRRRHVRPAPAAVTAAGSGDAAGPEATGMVVLGADRDRARADAHAAWDELLDTLVDFRVRVDRTETPRATAERLVRDALADDATSTAAVRLLGRAEERARYARDPLTGEPLHPALTSVRGALAARSDRRTRLLAALLPPSVLLRWRLAVADRSSSLVARGGQARYRLARWSPRRLLARRA
- a CDS encoding DUF3040 domain-containing protein, coding for MPLSEHEQRLFEQIERSLAEDPKFASAVRASDPRFHARRRLLVAAGVVVVGLALLVYGAVIKTPPLAVAGFVVMLAALGYAVQSQRRAQSPDLHVVGGTTSRRRPRGRAGRRPSLLDRMEDRWRQRPEGHR
- a CDS encoding DNA polymerase IV, with translation MGRSQSLPRGGDPRFGPGADDSGSPILHVDMDAFFASVEVRHRPELRGRPVVVGGTGPRGVVSSASYEARRYGVRSAMPTMRARALCPHAVYLPPDSGRYSAASRAVMRIFRDVTPLVEPLSLDEAFLDVAGARRLFGPPAEIARLIRRRVAEEQGLTCSVGVAPSKFVAKLGSTRAKPDGLLVVPADRVLEFLHPLPVSALWGVGERSAETLRRLGLSTIGDLAEAPYGMLRRALGEASATHLHELAWGRDPRAVSPEHVEKSIGAEVTFDADVDDPLEIRRALLALSEKVGARLRRAGQVGRTVSIKVRLADFRTVNRSRTLGGPTDVAREVFDTAWALYTALDPGERIRLVGVRVEGLAGASGAPRQLTLGAPERGWREAEAAADAAAARFGRSVIGPASLLGRGDTPRRENPTRP
- a CDS encoding MFS transporter; protein product: MTTSVPPRARSREWIGLVALVIPALLASMDLSVLFMAAPWISAELEPSAGQYLWIMDIYGFVMAGLLVTMGGLGDRIGRRRLLLFGAAAFGAASLLAAFATTPELLIAARALLGLGGATLAPSTLSLIRGMFADDDQRRTAIGIWTAGFTGGIAIGPIIGGFLLERFWWGSVFVINVPVMLLLLAVGPFLLPESRDPRPGRFDPLSALLSWGAVLPVIYAVKHAAAEGLDPLSLLALLGGLATGVLFVRRQRRSAQPMIDVRLFARSSFTAAIGANTAITFASAGMGLLAVTFLQTVLGLDPFDAALWMLPTIVGSVIGVALASALAPHVRPAILVAAGLAVAAGGFLLVSTVRVDAPVWWLIGSYGLLTVGVGTTSTLATSLVLTTAPPERAGAASAISETSTEFGGALGIAVLGSIAAGVYRARMDGEVPAGLGDDLAHAATDTVGGALAVAGQLPAEVAGVLRDRAFVAFTDGFTVAAVVGAAILLTGALVSAVALRRVPPGTPSADRADGTGHPGGSGDAAGHRPSGGLASADRG
- a CDS encoding TetR/AcrR family transcriptional regulator yields the protein MGQREELLAGAKRCLAEKGYAHTTARDIVAATGAHLGSIGYHFGSKDALLNAAVLETFDAWGDAIAASVVAEPGGAPLERLRRFLHGVFETAREQRAVLVASVQAYAQAEFAPEVRDQLAAGYAASRRDLAALTLDVTPAEVSPEQASRYGSLALALINGAMLQWLLDPGSAPTADDLVRAIEGLAGHGR
- a CDS encoding alkaline phosphatase family protein; the encoded protein is MSDPRRAPGGPDGPGLGHVGPLEIVPPRYGGGSLADVVPSALAVLGVPGAVDLLGLTPRLAGVRRIAVLLVDGLGWYQIPTAAPYAPTLAGLAATVGRPLTAGFPSTTPTSLVSLGAGAAPGPHGVLGFTVRVPGTDRVLNHIEWTGDPEPLRWQPVRTQWERARAAGVAVTVVSRPEYAGSGLTLAANRGGDYRGAAGVDALAATMLAALAAGDGPTLVSGYHPDLDRHGHLSGVDSAPWRLAAAGVDALLARLVDGLPPDAALLVTADHGQLDVPAAHRFDLDTDPRLRDGVRVVSGEPRVRYLHVAPGAADDVVAAWSAVLGPAARVQTRAEAVATGRFGPVPEEHLARVGDVVVTCHGTYAVLASRSEPPAVSRLVAYHGADTAAEMTIPLLVVRG